Part of the Calditrichota bacterium genome, ACTGCTGCTAATCTGTTCGAATTGTGCCGCCAATCAAAAAAATGTTTGGCTAGAGAACGTTTAGTTATGTAGCTCAATTGGGAGTCGTGACGACCAGCAATCAGCTCTTTCTACATACCGTGAAGGCAAATCACTTTTTCTACTTGTTCGTTGAGCACAATATCAATCACCAAATGAACCCTAGTCTCCTTGCTTCTATTGATGACCGTGTGCACAATCGTAAAATCAGCATACCAAAGCTCGCCTGGCTTCCAATTGCACAGGTACTCACCAATTTGGAATTGGACGAGGTCGTTAGTTCGGATTGGCACATGGAGTCGGCAAGGATGCCCGATCTTTAGTGGTAGGTTATCGGTGTGGGGGTGGATGACGCCGCCCGGCGGGAGGAAGAGTAATCGAACTGCCCTAAGTGGTGCGCCAAGGCCTTCCGCGATAGAACGCATATAAGGCGTAAGTTCGGCCGCCGGTGTAAACCTAAAATACGAGGTTTCAGCACCTCGCCCTCCTGAGAGGTCTCGTTCGTTTCCATCCACTGAATGAAGCGCTATTCCGCACCACTCGCTATCGTGGTAAGGAACAAGTTCAAGCACGGGATAAGCCCTCTCGATTGCAGCAAGCTCTTCGTCAAGTATGGCGGTGTCAAACTTGGGCCCAAGTTGAAAATCAGGTCGCTCGTTACCTTCGCAGATTTTAGGCATTATTTTCAGTTATATATGAATAACAACGAGCCATTCAAGATATCTTTGTAAACCATTACTTCAATGGAGTGGTGATTCTCTGAAACTCAGATGCTTCGTTAATATGGATTCTCTGCGGGAATCGCAGCTTAGATCGTCAGCCCTGAAGTTCATTGGACATCTCTTCGACAAGAACCAATACCTCACTAAAGCTTTTTCCTGTTGCATTGGCAACCGCTTGAATGCACATATCACGAACTGCATCTGCCATGATGTTTCCATTGTCTGACCATTCAAGAGTAAGAGCGCTGATTAGCGCTTTGGCGAGCTTTTCCCTATCATCATTTCCTGGGTGATTTGTCATGTTCGTCATTTTACCGAGTCTTTCTTAGCTGCATTCAATTACGTTCACAAGATTAACTATACATGATTCAGTATCTTGTTCCAGATCATGCTGCCAAATTCTTACTACGTTGATTCCTTGTGACCGGAGTGACTTTCGCACTCGCTTATCACGCTGAATGTTTGTTCTAATTTTGACCTGCCAGAACGGAGATAGCGCACTTTCCCATGTGTTGAATCTGTGACCGTGCCAGAAATCTCCATCGATGAACACAGCGACGCGTATTCCGGGCATATAAATGTCTGGTCGTCCCAAAACAGTATTGGGATGTGTTTTGAAACGATAGCCTAAACGCCGAAGATGATATTGAACAACTCTCTCGATATCTGTATCTCGAGATCGGACACGGGACATGCAGTAGCTCCGTTGTTCCTTATTTAGCGGATCACTCATCCTCTATGACGTTTCGAAATGTTCAATATCTCCTTGCCCAAGTGCTCGGCAAACAATACAGGTACTGCATTGCCAATTTGCTGTGAAACATGTGCAAATGTTCCAACAAACTCGTATTCATCGGGAAAAGATTGCAATGCCGCCGCTTCTCGATGCGTAATGGCACGATTCTGTGTTGGGTGTCCGTATCGCCCCGTCGAAATAGTGCAACACTTACCAGTTAACGTTGGCGCAGGCTGATTCCAATGGAGGCGACCGTACACATCATAGAATCCTACTTTTGCGTCTTGATGACATTGAAGTTTCAGTCTGCGTGGCCAGTCTCGTCTGTCGCCGCCGTTCTTAGGGGTGTGCTGCATCCGTTCAAGATTAAGCGGCGACAGCCCTGCTGCTCGATGATTTGGAATAGATTTGCTTTCACTGCCTGCACGTATAGGCGGAAAGTGAGAAATCGCTTGCTTAACCGTGCGTACTGGTTCGAGTCCATCGAATCCGAATCGTGGTTCAGGAAGACTGGGCTTGCCGAATCGCGAAGCTATTAAGACAAGTCGCTTGCGAGATTGTGGAACTCCAAAGTACTTCGCATCAAGAACATCCTTTTCCACTTTGTATCCGACGCTCTCCAGCGACTTGATAAATCGTCTAAATGTACTATTCCCACTGACCTTTTCAATGCCAGGTACGTTTTCGATCAATACAAACCCCGGCTTTGCGGCGCATACTATTCGGCCGAACTCGGCGAGAATAGTTGCATCTTTGTGACGTGAAGTCAGGCGGCGCTGCTTGCTGAATGGCTGGCATGGAGCACAGCCTGCAAACAGATATTCACTGAAGTCCTTGGTCCTTGCAAACTTGCGTATTTGTGACACGTCCAAGTCGCGAATATCGCGCGAAATGAAACTCACACCAATGTTATTACGGATGAATGACTCTGCACACGCATTGTCAACATCTATGCCAGCGATTACTTCAATTCCAGATCTAACCAAGCCGTGGGTTAAGCCACCAGCTCCGCAGAAGAAGTCTATTGCTTTTAGCTTCATAGTTCGATTCTAAGGAAGTGAATCATGTATACTCTGCGCCCATTTGGTGCAGTCCCGGTCGGGAAGACCTGGTCGCCCTGCTGTTTGAATATAAGCCCAGTTAATCATCTCACGAAAAGGACTATCAATTGATGCCACTCGAACGTACTGGTCATGAATTTCATCGAAAGTAAGAAGTTCAAGTTTCTTCATATCCGCGACCATATGAGGAATATGATTTGGCAATTCAGGCAATGCAACAATGCAATCGCAGTAGCCTGAGTTTAGAAGCGACGAAGGAAATCTATTAACTATCTTGTTTTTCGGAGTATTGTGAAGATTTGCTGGTGCTAATCCCTGCATAAAAGCCGCACAACGGGCTAATAACACTGATTCAACCTTGGCGGACCTAGTTGGCGTAACCACAAGATCGCAGCTTGGTGTTAGCACTATCCTAAAAGACCTCGGATCATGGTGGTGTCCATCCTTCGACCGTAGCACATCACCTAAAACAAGGTCTTTTCCAATAGGTGGACAAATGTATTGCTCCCATGCTTCAAGCTTTTCCTCGTGGCGCGAGAGGTCATCCATTAGCGCCGCAATTCTCCGCCTTGCAGACCGTACAAGCAAATTTTTTCGGGCGTCGAAGTCTCCGGGATCTGGAAAGGCAAGGTCTGCGAGAAGACTTGTGTCTCGAAAAACGAAAGGGAACTCCCGCTTCAATGCTTGCTCCGCTGCCCTTACAGCCTTAATCGAATCGAGGAACCGATTCGCCGTTTGAAGAACGTTGTCTTCACTTCCACTTCCTTTTTGCACGGTTACATGAAATGGATGTACTTGTACTCCATCCGTATGGTCTGCAAAAGCGGTGTAGAAGATTACCGGTCGGAAATGTGTATTCCAAATCGTTTGTTGAATTTCAATACCTGTTGCATTCTCGTCAACAGGCGAGCCATGCATGATGTCTAGTACGACCAGATCAGGGTCGAAGTCTCGTGCAAGTCTTTCAAAATCTCCAAAATCACAACGTCGTGGATCGTAATTTCCTGCTTCGGCCAACTTCTCCATAGCGCTAGCGACGGCTTGTTCGTCGTCATCTACGAACAAAACACGATAAGTCTCGTTCATAATACTACCTCTTTGCAGGTAAGTCAAACCCAAAGCTTGCACCGCCATGTCGCGGCGGGTATTTACAATACATCCTACCCCCGTGATCTGATATCAATTCCGCAGCCACCGTTAGTCCCATTCCTATGCCCTCATCCCCTCGTTTCGTGACGCCAGGCAAGAAAATACGCTCGGCATCTTCTTCGTCCACGCCTGTACCACTGTCGTGCGCAAAAACCACAATACGGTCGTGCTTCTCGTCGTGGCGAACAGTGAACTCTAACAACCGATCCTCCTTCGGAGTTTGTTTGATCCAAAATAGCGTGTTTGAAATGAGATTTATGAAGACAGTGTCGAGTTCAGAAGGATTGATTTGAACGTGTGTCGTGGAACTGGGAATTCGAACCGTGACACCCAACTTCCGAATTTCGTTCTCTGCCAACTCCACGCATAGGCGGATTCGCTCTTCAACTATTGATGATCTCCGCCCACGTTTGTATCCGCGACTCGCAAGTGGAGCAAAGGTGTCTGACAGTCGTTCTAACCTTGTGACAGAGTTGGTCGCAAGTTCGTACGCTCTTTCCAAACGCTTGTCTTCTTCAATGTCAAAGGATTCATCAACCAACTTAAGGCATGCTCCAATTGCTGTCGTTCGATTACGAATCTCGTGCACAAGCATAGACGAAATGGTTCCAACGGCTGCCATGCGGCTATAATAGTAGAAACGGTTTTCAATTTCTCGTCGGGCTGCAACCAGACTTCTACCAAGTTCCTCGATGACCGGAACGACAGCTACGGCTTCCGCGCCTTCGTTCACCAGTACTTTCACAGTTTCAATTGCTTCACTTGCGCTAATCGCCGCAAATAGATCTTTTACTGGCTTGAAGTTAGGTGACTTGTCACGGTCGAAATCTCGCTCTGCTTCCATCAGTCGAAGCACTCTTATGATCAACATCTGAAACTCGCGTGTCGAAGTGTTTGATGCTAGTCGTTCTCGATCAGAGGTGTCTGTTATGTCAGGATTCTCGTCCTGGGAAATTGCCGCATAACCTACAATTTGGGTAGTACTTAGGCGGCTGCCAACGCGGCTCACACGTCTCAAATCGATTCCAAGCCAGTCACGGGAATTGTCAGATTTCGGTAGAACAAGTACGCCGTCACGATACAGAGATATCCCTCTGAATGCACTAATATCTTTCTTTATTATGTTCTTATCTAATTCCAAGTGTTCAGCAAGAATCGACAAGCCTTCTCCTGTCGTGTCCCATGCTCGAATTTCGAATTGGAATGCACCGCATTCTGGTCCGCCAGGATCCATTATGCGCTGTTCTTTCCTCGTGAGTTCAGAATATATTTGGTCCCAGATGAGTTTCAGAGCCTTGGTACGTGCTCCCTCTCCTTTTACAGGGGCATACTTGTATT contains:
- a CDS encoding aspartyl/asparaginyl beta-hydroxylase domain-containing protein, with protein sequence MPKICEGNERPDFQLGPKFDTAILDEELAAIERAYPVLELVPYHDSEWCGIALHSVDGNERDLSGGRGAETSYFRFTPAAELTPYMRSIAEGLGAPLRAVRLLFLPPGGVIHPHTDNLPLKIGHPCRLHVPIRTNDLVQFQIGEYLCNWKPGELWYADFTIVHTVINRSKETRVHLVIDIVLNEQVEKVICLHGM
- a CDS encoding response regulator, which encodes MNETYRVLFVDDDEQAVASAMEKLAEAGNYDPRRCDFGDFERLARDFDPDLVVLDIMHGSPVDENATGIEIQQTIWNTHFRPVIFYTAFADHTDGVQVHPFHVTVQKGSGSEDNVLQTANRFLDSIKAVRAAEQALKREFPFVFRDTSLLADLAFPDPGDFDARKNLLVRSARRRIAALMDDLSRHEEKLEAWEQYICPPIGKDLVLGDVLRSKDGHHHDPRSFRIVLTPSCDLVVTPTRSAKVESVLLARCAAFMQGLAPANLHNTPKNKIVNRFPSSLLNSGYCDCIVALPELPNHIPHMVADMKKLELLTFDEIHDQYVRVASIDSPFREMINWAYIQTAGRPGLPDRDCTKWAQSIHDSLP
- a CDS encoding very short patch repair endonuclease, whose translation is MSRVRSRDTDIERVVQYHLRRLGYRFKTHPNTVLGRPDIYMPGIRVAVFIDGDFWHGHRFNTWESALSPFWQVKIRTNIQRDKRVRKSLRSQGINVVRIWQHDLEQDTESCIVNLVNVIECS
- a CDS encoding DNA cytosine methyltransferase, with product MKLKAIDFFCGAGGLTHGLVRSGIEVIAGIDVDNACAESFIRNNIGVSFISRDIRDLDVSQIRKFARTKDFSEYLFAGCAPCQPFSKQRRLTSRHKDATILAEFGRIVCAAKPGFVLIENVPGIEKVSGNSTFRRFIKSLESVGYKVEKDVLDAKYFGVPQSRKRLVLIASRFGKPSLPEPRFGFDGLEPVRTVKQAISHFPPIRAGSESKSIPNHRAAGLSPLNLERMQHTPKNGGDRRDWPRRLKLQCHQDAKVGFYDVYGRLHWNQPAPTLTGKCCTISTGRYGHPTQNRAITHREAAALQSFPDEYEFVGTFAHVSQQIGNAVPVLFAEHLGKEILNISKRHRG
- a CDS encoding ATP-binding protein — encoded protein: MTATKLKRPVRETVSFSMHPRVFAALGADLVTSDTVALIELIKNSYDAMATNVWLRFEFNERYGDHIEIVDDGDGMTDTIIRQAWCVVATPFRKENPVSSSGKRSRRSSGAKGLGRLSAARLGSKLEITTQARNSDCFRLSVDWDEIAAAHDVRKCGVTLEQLDDSPFHSHGTIIRISDLSSEWTEDEFDELEENLSRLLSPFTRIEDFKIFLQRPDSEDGEAVQIMFPDFLNSPVYQIKGTVDDQGTIKAQYKYAPVKGEGARTKALKLIWDQIYSELTRKEQRIMDPGGPECGAFQFEIRAWDTTGEGLSILAEHLELDKNIIKKDISAFRGISLYRDGVLVLPKSDNSRDWLGIDLRRVSRVGSRLSTTQIVGYAAISQDENPDITDTSDRERLASNTSTREFQMLIIRVLRLMEAERDFDRDKSPNFKPVKDLFAAISASEAIETVKVLVNEGAEAVAVVPVIEELGRSLVAARREIENRFYYYSRMAAVGTISSMLVHEIRNRTTAIGACLKLVDESFDIEEDKRLERAYELATNSVTRLERLSDTFAPLASRGYKRGRRSSIVEERIRLCVELAENEIRKLGVTVRIPSSTTHVQINPSELDTVFINLISNTLFWIKQTPKEDRLLEFTVRHDEKHDRIVVFAHDSGTGVDEEDAERIFLPGVTKRGDEGIGMGLTVAAELISDHGGRMYCKYPPRHGGASFGFDLPAKR